The following nucleotide sequence is from Spirochaetota bacterium.
ACCCGGTCGAGGCACTCAATGGTTTTCCGGTATTGCTTCCGCTCATAGTAGATATGGGCGAGGAGAAAGTTGGCCTTCAGGTGGCGCCGGTCCATCGCGATAACCGCCTGGAGGTACTCCTCGGCCTTCTTGTATTCGTTCCTGGTGTAATGAACGAGGCCCGCGTAATAATTCCCTTCCAGGAAATAGGGCTCCTGCTTGATCGATTCCATGAAGTATTTCAGGGCCTGGTCGTAATTCTTGCGGTTGTAGTGTTCGACTCCCAGGTTGAGGAGCACACGGTAGTGCTTTTCGATTTTCAGCGCCTCGAGGTATGACAGTATCGCCTTTTCGGAATCGCCCATCCGCGTGTAGATCTCGCCGATATTGTTGTACGCGGCCACAAAGTCAGGATACGCGTCAATGGCGCGGCGGTATTCCCTGAGGGCCGCGTCCAGGTTGCCATGGTTGGAAAGCTCCAGGGCGTTGTTGTACATCGTTACGATTTCTCTCGGAACCGAGCTGCTTATCATAGTCGTCCCTCTTGCACGTAATTTTTTCGTGATACGGAGCTTAACCGGATACCGGCCCCCTGGTCGGAAAATATCAAACACAGGCCGCCGGTGATTATGCCGCATCAATATTCATATCGGCGCGGGGCCCTGTTTTTTTAAGTAAAAGTTGCTCTTCTTCAATCCGGACATTCAGGGTCATCGTCCCCCCCCAGCGCCATTTTGACCTCATCCCCCTGTCCCTTCTCCTTATTAAGGAGAAGGGGAGCAGTACTAAATTATTCTTTACTTCCCCCCTCTCCGCTGTGCGGAGAGGAGGCCGGGGTGTGAGGATGAAATGGAACGAGAGGAAGATAGTGCAATGAGGGAGTATGCGGCAAGCTATTATCGGGGCTGCAGAATAGCCGATACTCCAGGAGAAAAATATTAATCTTGACAAGTTACCATTAAACAGTAAATATCTTTTCATAAATTGCCGCCCGTGATTATTAACGAGAGAATGTGCTCTATGTTTGTCAAAAAAGTAAACAATACAAGGGTCTGGCCGGTAACTCTAAAGATCATCATAACCTTCAGCCTTTTCATACTCATATCAAATTTTTCCACCAATTACATCAATTTCGTATTCAACAGGTCCCAGCTCTTCAGCCAGATGAACCAGCTCCTCACCAAGGACCTGAAAACCATCTACACCTATTGCAACGACCAGTTCGAAATATACCAGTTCGACAAGAATCTCGAGGGCTCGGTGCTGAGCATGGAGAAGAAGGGAAAGCACGAGCTGGGCCTTACCCCGGAGAGCGGGCAGCGGGAGCTCCGCCACGATAAGGCCGTCTTCCTGGGCTTTGACGCGGAGGGGAAGGTTCTTTTCCAGGCCTCCAGCGATCAGGTCCCGCGGCACAAGGACTTCGGGGACGAGAAGTGCCTCAAGGAGCTGATGGCGGGCCTGGGAGCCGGAAAGGACGAGGGTCCCCTCTATTTCCGGTTCAACGGCATGGATTATTTCGGGATGTACAAGTACAACCCGAAGTGGAAGGCCTTCATCGTCCGCGCCGAGGAGCGCGAGGAGTTTTACGGGGAGACCCGGAAAAACATGATCATCATCAGCTCCGTCATCATCGTCATCACCATCGTGGTCGGCGGCATCGGCATCTTCATCCTCCGGTTCCTGCTCCGGTACATCGACATCATAACACGGTCCATCATGAGGATGATCAAGTCGCAGCAGCTTGACCTTATCGACCTTTCCGGCGCGACCAACGACGACATCACCTACCTGGGCGCGGCCTTCAACTCCCTCTCGGGCACGGTGGACAATCTCATCCATATCTTCCGCAAGTTCGCCAACCAGGACGTGGTGCTCAAGGCGTACCGGGAGCGGATGGTGAAGCTCGAGGGAACCAGGCAGGAGCTCACGATCCTTTTCTCCGACATCAAGAGCTTCACCTTCATCACCGAGACCCTTGGCACGGATATCATCAAGCTCCTGAACCTCCACTACGACCGGGCCATCAGGGAGATCGTGAACCTGGACGGGGTCATCGGCTCCATCATCGGCGACGCTCTCCTTGCCGTGTTCGGTGTCCTGGAAGGCTCGAAGAACAAGTCGTACCAGGCGGTCATGGCCGCGTACAAGCTCCACGAGGTGACACAGCTCCTGGGTCTCCGGATGACCGCCATCCGGGACGAGATAATTTTAAAGAAGGGGAAGCTCTCCGGCGACGAGGAAAAGATATACAAGGCGGTGCTTCTCGAGATCGGCGTGGGCATCGACGGGGGCGAGGTCTTTTACGGCACCCTGGGCTCCTACGTGCGGATGACCAACACGGTCATCGGGGACAACGTCAATTCGGCCTCGCGGATGGAGGGGCTCACGCGCGTGTACAAGGTCCCGGTCATCTGCTCCGAGTACGTCAAGAAGGACATCGAGGCCGCCATGGAGTCCCCCGGGCTCCATTTCGTGGAGCTGGACACCGTCATGGTCAAGGGAAAGACCATGGGACAGAAGATATACTGGCCGATCCTGGAAAGCGAATTCGACAAGGTTCTGGCCGAGCAGCTGTCCGCCTATGAGCTCGGCCTCGAGCTCTATTACCGCGGCGACTGGACCGCCGCCAACGCGAAGTTCAAGAAATGCAAGCTTCCGGTTGCCGAGATGTTCATCGAGCGGACCCAGGAACGGCCTCCGAAAGGGTGGAACGGAATATGGGAAATGAAAACGAAATAAAGGATATCGTCAAGGGGCAGTCGCTCTTTCTTCCTGATGAGATCTACGACCAGGAAGGGTTAACGAAGGTCTATGTCCTCGAGGAGGAGTACGCCCGGACCAGAAAGAACAAGAATTACAAGCTCTACCTCTTCATCCTTCTTTTTATCGGGGTCGTCGTCGGGGGCGTCATTCTCTTCAAGCTGTACCGGGACTGGCGGGACAGGATCATCAACGTGGACATCACCGAGTTCGAGGACCTGCGCCTGAAGGAGGTCATCGATTCGGCGCGGAAACGGGGGAGCAACATCGACGTGCTCCGCATCGAGATGCAGATCCTCGAGGTGGACATGCTCGGCGAGATGCTGAGGGTCAGGAAGGATATCTATGCCCGGGAGGCGGCGCTCCTCTCCCAGGGCCTGCCCGACGACGAGATGGACCGCCGGGTGTCCGCCCTCAGGAGCGAGGAGGAGTCCCGGATCAAGCGGACCAGGGCCTCGTACCAGGCGCAGATACGGCGCAAGAAGGCGGAGATAGGGGCCCTGCAGGACGCGCGGGAGAAGGAGGAAAAGGAGCTCGCCGCCAAGGGCGCGGAGACCAGGATCACCAACGCCGACCGCCTCTACAACCTGCAGATGAAGAGGCTCAAGGACAAGCAGGACACCGGCGTCGAGGCCCTGAAGAAATACTATGACAACTACATGGAGTACGTCACGTTGAGGTACAACCCGGTGCTGGACAGGCAGCCGGTGAGCGGCATCATCGGGGCGAAAAACGACGCCTCCCTGGTGCGGGGCGGCATTCTCAAGGAATACAACCCCCTCCTGGGAGAATGCGGTTTCAGCTCCGATGACTTTGGCGTGCTCCGGAAGCATATAAGCGACGAGGTGACCGTGCTCAAGAGGCTGATGAGGGTCCCCTACAAGAACTCGGTGCCGCCGGCGCTGAAGGCCATCGACGGCCTCTCCGGCTCCATCGTCCGCGATTACGAGAACCTCTGGAGCGCCCTCGCGCAGACGCTGAACGGCAGGAACCAGCAGATCAAGAAATACGATTATCTCTTCGACTTCGTCCTGAGCGCCAAGAAGGAGAACGGCCTGGTCCTCGACCCGCGGGATACCGGCGCCATCCTGGTGCGCATGAACCGGTCGCTGAAGATCGAGGATGGCCAGTCCGCGTCGGTCTATAACGGCGACCGCTTCGTCGCCAGGGTCAAGCTGTATCACGACGGCCAGGGCAATTACCGCGCCAGGGTCGTTTCCATGGCGAACAAGAAGGCGGTCATCCAGCCGACAAACCGCGTGATGCTTGACACGAAGAAATGAGCGGGGCCTGAGGCGGGGAGCGTTACCCGCTTGCTTGAGTATCCATGAAGATCGCCACATATAATGCCAATTCCATCAGGGCGCGGATGCCCCTGCTCGAGCGGTGGCTTGCCTCCGCCCGCCCCGACGTGCTGTGCCTGCAGGAGACCAAGGTCGTCGACGGCGAGTTTCCCGCGGCGGAGATCGAGGGCCTGGGATACCGGGCCGTATTTCGCGGCGAAAAATCGTACAATGGCGTCGCCATCCTGAGCCGCCACGGCTTCGAAGACGTCTCCTACGGGTTCGACGGGAGCGGAAGCGACGAGGGGACGAGGCTCGTCGCCGCGCGCGTGATGGGCGTGGACATCGTCAATACCTACGTGCCCCAGGGCACCGCGCCCGATTCGGAAAAGTTCCAGTACAAGCTCCGGTGGTTCGGCCGCCTCCTCGAGTATTTCAGCGGGCGCTTCCGGACGGGGGACCGCCTTGTCTGGCTCGGCGATTTCAACGTGGCGCCGGAGCCGATCGACGTCCATGACCCGAAACGCCTCCTCGGCCACGTGGGCTACCACCCGGACGAGCACCGGGCCCTGGCCGCGGTGAAGGACTGGGGTTTTGTCGACATCTTCCGGAAGCACCGGCCCGAGGCGGGCCACTATTCCTTCTGGGACTACCGGGTGCGGGACGGGGTCGCCCGCGGCCTGGGATGGCGCGTGGACCATATCTGGGGGACCGGGGCCATGGCCGCCCTGTCGACGGGCGCGGCGATCGACCGGGAGCCGCGGACCTGGGAAAAGCCCTCGGATCACACCCCGGTGATCGCGGAATTCTCCCTATGATGCCGGCGGCCGCCATGGACGGAATGAAGCGCCATCCCGGACTGCTCCTGCCCCTCTGCATAATCCTTGCGGTCATGCTGCCCCGGTCCGCCGGGGGAAAGACGGTGGAGCTCGACGATGATCTATCCAGGGTCAATCTCGGAAGGACCATGGAAATCCTCGAGGACCCGGCGGGGAAATGGGGCATCCAGGATGTGTCCGGCGCCGTTCTCTCGAAGTCATTCAGGCAATCCCAGGAAGAATATCCCGTGTTAGGGTTCACGCGCTCCGCCTACTGGGCGCGCTTTACCGTCTCCAACCGGGGCGATCGCGCCATCGAGTGGTGCCTTGAAGTGGCCCATCCGCAGATGGAGCGGATCAACCTCTACATGGTCGATGACGAGGGGAAGCTCATGGAAGAGCGCGCCTCGGGTGATATCCTCCCCTTCTCCTCTCGGGAGGTCCCCTTCGTCAACGCGGTATTCTCCTTCACGGAAACGGAGATGAGCAGCCGCACCTGCTATGTGCGCTGCCAGTCGCGGGGGCCCATGGACCTGTTTCTCACCATCTGGTCCCCCCGGGCGCTCAATGACCATGTCGCCAGGATGAACGTCATCTTCGCCATCTATTACGGCGCCATGATGGTCATGGTCATTTACAACCTGTTCCTTTTTCTCTCCCTCCGTGACCGGAGCTTCCTGTATTACGTGCTTTACTGCCTTGCCTTTATCGGGTTCCAGCTGTGCCTGAACGGCCTCGCCTTCCAGTACCTCTGGCCGGACCATCCCTGGTGGGCCAAGCAGAGCATCCCCTCCTGGGTGATCCTGACATCGATCTTCGCCATTCAATTCGTGAGGTACTACCTGGACACGATGCATTACGTTCCCGCCATCGACCGGGTGATGAAGGCGGCGCTGCTCCTCTACGCCGTGGTGATTCCGGTGACCTTTTTCGCGGATTACTCCGTAACCATCATCGCCCTGATCGGGCTGACCATGATACTGGCGGTCTTCCTCTATGTCGTTTCGATCAAGGTGCTGATGATGGGAAACCGGGCCGCACGCATGTACATCATCACCTGGGCGGCCTTCTGGATCGGGACCCTGGTCTATTCCCTGAAGCTCTTCGGGATCATCCCGGACAACTTCGTAACGCGGTGGCTTCTGCAGATATCGTCGCTGGCGCAGGTGATCCTGCTCTCACTTGCCCTGGCGGACAGGATCCGCTTCATGACCGAGAAGATGGAGGCCGCCAACGAGAACCTGGAGGGCAAGGTGAAGGAGCGTACCCGCGAGCTCAACCGGGCCCTCCTCCTCATGGAACGGAAGGACAACGAGATTCAGAAGGAGTTCGACCTGGCGGGCGATATCCAGCACGGCCTGCTCCCGGAGACGCCCTATTACCACGAGGGCGTCAAGGTGGTGGCCTACTACCAGTCGATGGGCAAGGTGGGCGGCGATTTTTACGACATCTTTATAATGAAGGGCGGCTACCTGGGTGTCCTCATAGCCGACGTATCGGGCCACGGCATGCCGGCCGCTTTCATCACGGCCCTGGCGAAGATCAGCTTCGCCGAGGCGATCCAGACGTCGCTCTTCCCTGCGGACATTTTCCGCCACGTCAACAACGAGCTGGTCAAGGCGATAAAGACCGATGATTTCGTCACCGCCTTTTTCGCGGTCATCAGCCCCACCCGGGACATCTTCTACTGCAACGCCTCGCACCAGATGGCGCTGGTCCTCCGGAAGGACAGCATGTCCGTCGAGAACTGGGACACCAACGGCCTCTTTATGGGGTATTCCCTCGAATCGAACGCCATGTACGTGGACGGGCAGAACCAGCTCGGGTACGGCGACCGGATACTTCTCTATACTGACGGCATCGTGATCGCCGTTGACAAAAGCGGCGATCCCTTCGGGGAACTGCGCCTGGAGCGGATCTTCACGGATACCGGGCCGCTTCCTCTGGAAGAGGCCCGGGACCGCATCATCCGGGAATGCCGGGAACACGCCGACGGCGTCCCCCAGACCGACGACATGACCATGGTGCTGATCGAGATCGACCCGGCATACCGCGACCTCGTGGAATTGCGCGAACGCGCCTTCAAGCTCATGTGGAGCCAGCATTACCAGGACGCGATCCCGCTCCTTTCGAAGGCGCTGGGGATCAACGCGGAGGACGAGCAGTCGCACCTCTTCATCGGCGAGTGCTATCTGAAGATCGGAGACTACACCAGGGCGGTGGAGCACCTGGAGCTGTATCTTGAGAACAACGAGTTCGACGCCAACGTGTGGTACAATCTCGCCTGGGCCCACTACTGCATGGATGATTTTGCCGGCACCATCAAGTACTCCTCCCGGGCCTCAAGCCTTAAAAGCAGCTTCATCGACGCCATGATGCTGACCGGCCTCTCCCTGAAAAAGACGGGCCAGCGGAGGGAGGCCCGTAAGGTCTTTGAAAAGATCCTCGCCATCGAGCCGGACAACGACATGGCGGAGATCGAGCTGAGGGAGATCAAGTGATGCGCGGCAGGGCCGCCATTCGCCGGTGCCTGGCCGCGGCCGCGGCCGCGGCCCTCCTCTGGGGAGGCCTGGGCGCGGAAGAAAAGAAATCCCCCTCCTCCGAAGGGCCCCGCTCTCCCAGGGACCCTGCGGCTCCCTCCGTGGATCTGCGCGACCGGAAGGACGCCGAAAGGGTATCGGATGTTCCCGTAACCATTGTAACGGCCCGGGGCGATTCCACGACCGGCTTCATCGATCTGCAGTCCGGCTTCATCGAGGTCCAGGCCGCGGAGGAGGGAACGTACAGCAAGAAGAACGTCGCCTTCGGGGATATCCAATCGATCGAGTTCACGCGATGGCGCGGCGCCGAGCGGAGAAAGAACGAGTTCGTCTTCCGGCATTGGGAGATGAGGATCGTTCTCATCGACAAGAAGGCGCTCCAGTGCAGGGGAAACATTCCCGCCCTGAACAGGATCGCCTTCAGGGACAGCCGGGGGGGCCGCGCGGTCTTTTCCTTTTACTATGATTACTGGAAGGACGGGGCCTGGAAGAATTCCGGCCGGACCGACAGGATTTATCCCGAAACCAATCCCCTCGGCGATACCCTGGTGAAGATTATCTTCATTAAAGAAGAAATGAAAAATCCCCTGGAAAAGCTGCTTAAGCGATGATAGGAGGCAATCCATGGATGATACCGGTCCCGTATACGCGTTGAACCTGTTCGATATAGCCGATGCCGATGAGTATGCCGCCTATTCGCGGCGGTCGGCGCAGGAGGTGGCGGCCCACGGAGGCAGGGTTATCGCTCTGGGGAAGTTCCGCGAGGCGGTAACCGGCGGCATTGAACCGAGGACGGTCCTCATCCTGGTCGAGTGGAAGTCCCGCGAGGCCTTCCAGAGCTATCGTGATGATCCCGCCCTGGCGGACCTCCATCCGCACCGGGAGCGGGGCGGCGGCAATTACATCTGGCATCTTTTCGACAGGCTTGATGACCTGCGGCCGATTTTAAAAGGGCCGCGGCAGGGAACCTGATATGGTCCTGTGGCGGTTCAACCGACGCCGCGCGGAGGTTGATCGATTGCAGGGAGAAATTATATGAAACGATTGATTTTCGCCATGGTCCTCCTGGCCGCTTCCGCGGGTTTCGCCGATGATCCGGCCTCCGGCTACATATCCAGTTTCGGATACGGATCGATCGTCGTGTCCGGCGCCGGGTATCCCCCCATGAACGTCTTTGACCGCGCCCTCTTCGAGTATGATCCGGTGAAGAAGGTCTTTTATCTGAAGCTGGGCAGGGACATGACCATAGACATGCGCCAGATCCTGCCGAAGGGCTTCTCCCTGGGGAAATGCCTTGATAGCGTCATCCAGGAGAAGGGCGGGAACCTGAAGTACAGGACCGCTGACGTCCAGTACTGGTCCATCTGGGCCTCCCATGACGCGGCCGGCAACAGGCTGGACGACGGCGCCCGGCCATGGCCGGCCGGGCCCGGCGATATACCGCTCTGGGACCCGATCGTCAACTGCTTCTGGACGCAGCAGGAGCGGTATCTTTCGGACAGCACCTCCGGGTTCAGGTGGGAATCCATCGGCCCTGACCCGTCGCGCCGGGACGCGCTGAAGGCCGCCCTGATGAAGCTCAGGCCGGGGCAGAGGCTCTACGTGATCTTCCGGATGGGTTATGCCTACGAGGTCCCCGCCGGTCTTGGGGAGGAACAGTGGGACCTTCAGACAAGGAAATGGGTGAGAAAGACCTCCACGGGCGCTGCGGGCTATGTCCTCTCGGACCCGATCAGCGCCTGCACCATCGAGCTGCGATAGGGGCCGGGGAGCCGGCACCGAAGCCCGCATAAAGGCGCGGTTTCGAAATCGCGCCCGCCCAAGAAGGAGAAAAAGATGGACCACCAGGGCAAGGACAACAGCCTGTACGACGCGGACCTCCAGAGCTCCGAGCGGAAGTACCGGACCATTTTCGAGAATACCGGCACCGCCACGATCCTCATCGAGGAGGATACCCTCATAGCGATGGTCAACACTGAATTCGAGAAGCTCTCCGGCGTATGCCGCGCCGACATCGAGGGGAAGATGAGCTGGCCCGCCTTCATCGTCGAGGAGGACCGCGACTTCATGATCGAATACCACCGGCAGAGGAGAAGGGACCCGGACGCGGCGCCGCGAAATTACATCTGCAGGCTGATGAACAGCGGCGGCGAGGTCAGGCAATGCTTCATGACCGTGGCCCTGATCCCCGGCACCAGGCAGAGCGTGGCGTCGCTCCTTGACATCACGGAGCGGATCAAGGCGGAGGAGGCCCTCCGGGAGAGCGAGGAGAAATACCGCCTCCTCGTGGAGACCATGAACGACGGCCTCGGCATCCAGGACAGGGACGGGAACATCACCTACGTGAACGAGCAGATCTGCCGGATGATGGGGTATTCCCGGGAGGAGATCGTCGGGAAGCCGGCCATCGACCTTCTGCAAGAGGCGTCCAGGGAAGTATGGCGCAGCCAGCAGTTCAGCAGAAAAAAGAACCGGTACGATCCCTACGAGGTGTCCTGGAAGAACAAGGAGGGCGAGATCATACACACCATCGTGTCTCCCCGGCCCATCTACGACGCGACGGGGGACTTCACCGGGAGCTTCGCGGTGTTCACCGATATCACGGCCCGCAAGAACGCGGAGGAGGCGCTGAGGCTCTCGGAGGACAAGTTCTCCAAGGCCTTCCGCTCGAGCCCCGACTCCATAACGATCAGCACCGTGGGCGAGGGGTGCTTCATCGACGTGAACGACAGCTTTCTCAAGATCACCGGGTACGCCAGGGACGAGGTGATAGGGCACACCGTTCTCGAGCTCTGGATATGGCCCGACGAGGAGTACCGGAAGGGACTGATCGCGCGCCTCCTCGGGGAGGGGCGGCTCCACAACCGGGAGGTGAATTTCCGGGTGAAATCGGGGGAGATGCGCATCGGGATCTACTCCGCGGAGATCATCGAGCTCCAGGGCGAGACCTGCCTCATCTCGGTCTTCGCGGACATCACGGAGCAGCGGCGCCTCGAAAGGGAGATCCTGGACATCAGCGAGGCGGAGCGGCGGAAGATAGGCCAGGACCTCCACGACGACCTGCAGCAGCACCTGATCGGCGTCGAGGCCCTGTCGACGCTCCTGGAAAAGCGGCTCCTGGAAAAGTCGAGCGCCGACGCGCCCCTCTGCGCCGAGATCGTGCAGCTCCTCCGGGAGTCGATCACCAAGACGCGGAGGATGGCCAAGGGCCTCTGCCCGGTCTACCTGAACGAGAACGCCCTGGCCGAATCCATCAGGGAGCTGGCCGGGAACATCGAGAGTGCCTTCGGCGTCGCCTGTACGGTCGAGACGGGCGACGGTGTCATGATCAGCGATAACACCACCGCGGCCCACCTCTACCATATCATCCAGGAGGCGACGACCAACGCCGTGCGCCACGGCAGGGCGACCGCCATCGCCATATCACTTGTTTCCGAAGGCGGGCTCCTGTCCCTCAGCGTCAGGGACAACGGCGTCGGCATACCGGAGGACGCAGCCCTCAAAAAAGGCCTGGGTCTCAACACCATGAGCTACCGGGCCCGGATGATAGGCGCCGGCTTTGACGTCCGCAGAGATCCATCTGGAGGTACCATCGTATCATGCTCGCTCAATCAAAAATTTTGATCGTGGACGACCACCCCATTTTTCGAAAGGGGCTGGCCCAGCTCATCAACGAGGAGAAGGACATGGCCGTATGCGGCGAGGCCGAGACGGTCTTTGACGCGCAGAAGCAGATCGGGAAGCTCGCGCCCGACATAGTGATCGTGGACATGACCCTGAAGGACATGAGCGGACTCGAGCTCATCAGGTATGTAAGGGAGCGCTATCCCGACCTCCCGGTCCTGGTCCTCTCCATGCACGACGAGTCGCTCTACGCGGAGCGGGTCCTCCGCGCCGGCGCCCGTGGCTATATCATGAAGCAGGAGATGACCGACCGCGTGATAACGGGTATACGCCAGGTCCTGGCCGGGAAGATATTCGTGAGCGAAGCCATGGCCGAGAGCCTCATCGGCAAGGCTACAAGCAAGAAAACACCGGCGCCGATGAGTCCCGTTGACGGCCTCTCCGACCGCGAGCTGGAGATATTCACCATGATCGGACGGGGCGTTTCCCGGGGCGAGATGGCCGAGAAGCTGAACCTGAGCGTCAAGACCGTGGGCACCTACCGGGAAAAGATCAAGGAAAAGCTCAACCTGAAGAATTCCGCGGAGCTGGTCAAGTGCGCGGTGGAGTGGGTCAAGGAGACGGGGGCGGAATGAGCAAGCTGTTGATGGAATCATCCGGTGATTCAATTTCTATTGATATCTGAATTTCGAGATCCATGCAGATCAGACATATCTGGATAACTGGATATCACAGATCGGACAGATTTTGAATGAATATCCCGTATTGATAAAAATGAAATAAGAACCATTTTTGATAAAATAAAGGTGTTTATTTATGAAAACAGCATTGTTGATTATTGACGTTCAAAATGACTATTTTCCCGAGGGGCGGATGGAACTGCATAACAGTGTTGATGCTTGCAGTAAAATCAAGGATCTGCTGGGGCATTTCAGAGATCATTCAATGCCGGTTATTTATATACAGCATGTTTCCATTAAGCCGGGGGCGACTTTTTTTCTGCCTGATACACACGGCGTTGAGATTCATGACAATGTTAAGCCCGGTCCCGGTGAAAAAGTGATTACAAAAAAC
It contains:
- a CDS encoding tetratricopeptide repeat protein: MISSSVPREIVTMYNNALELSNHGNLDAALREYRRAIDAYPDFVAAYNNIGEIYTRMGDSEKAILSYLEALKIEKHYRVLLNLGVEHYNRKNYDQALKYFMESIKQEPYFLEGNYYAGLVHYTRNEYKKAEEYLQAVIAMDRRHLKANFLLAHIYYERKQYRKTIECLDRVWDLAEDKSFINRFYGFCHFYLGSYDKAVSYLTEALECRPEYARFKKYLDKLTFENKMKEIGDIETAITELEDDLARRDAQVLDLTKLSMLYIFKGEYKKAEKLIQSHKKKLA
- a CDS encoding adenylate/guanylate cyclase domain-containing protein — protein: MFVKKVNNTRVWPVTLKIIITFSLFILISNFSTNYINFVFNRSQLFSQMNQLLTKDLKTIYTYCNDQFEIYQFDKNLEGSVLSMEKKGKHELGLTPESGQRELRHDKAVFLGFDAEGKVLFQASSDQVPRHKDFGDEKCLKELMAGLGAGKDEGPLYFRFNGMDYFGMYKYNPKWKAFIVRAEEREEFYGETRKNMIIISSVIIVITIVVGGIGIFILRFLLRYIDIITRSIMRMIKSQQLDLIDLSGATNDDITYLGAAFNSLSGTVDNLIHIFRKFANQDVVLKAYRERMVKLEGTRQELTILFSDIKSFTFITETLGTDIIKLLNLHYDRAIREIVNLDGVIGSIIGDALLAVFGVLEGSKNKSYQAVMAAYKLHEVTQLLGLRMTAIRDEIILKKGKLSGDEEKIYKAVLLEIGVGIDGGEVFYGTLGSYVRMTNTVIGDNVNSASRMEGLTRVYKVPVICSEYVKKDIEAAMESPGLHFVELDTVMVKGKTMGQKIYWPILESEFDKVLAEQLSAYELGLELYYRGDWTAANAKFKKCKLPVAEMFIERTQERPPKGWNGIWEMKTK
- the xth gene encoding exodeoxyribonuclease III, which codes for MKIATYNANSIRARMPLLERWLASARPDVLCLQETKVVDGEFPAAEIEGLGYRAVFRGEKSYNGVAILSRHGFEDVSYGFDGSGSDEGTRLVAARVMGVDIVNTYVPQGTAPDSEKFQYKLRWFGRLLEYFSGRFRTGDRLVWLGDFNVAPEPIDVHDPKRLLGHVGYHPDEHRALAAVKDWGFVDIFRKHRPEAGHYSFWDYRVRDGVARGLGWRVDHIWGTGAMAALSTGAAIDREPRTWEKPSDHTPVIAEFSL
- a CDS encoding SpoIIE family protein phosphatase, which gives rise to MDGMKRHPGLLLPLCIILAVMLPRSAGGKTVELDDDLSRVNLGRTMEILEDPAGKWGIQDVSGAVLSKSFRQSQEEYPVLGFTRSAYWARFTVSNRGDRAIEWCLEVAHPQMERINLYMVDDEGKLMEERASGDILPFSSREVPFVNAVFSFTETEMSSRTCYVRCQSRGPMDLFLTIWSPRALNDHVARMNVIFAIYYGAMMVMVIYNLFLFLSLRDRSFLYYVLYCLAFIGFQLCLNGLAFQYLWPDHPWWAKQSIPSWVILTSIFAIQFVRYYLDTMHYVPAIDRVMKAALLLYAVVIPVTFFADYSVTIIALIGLTMILAVFLYVVSIKVLMMGNRAARMYIITWAAFWIGTLVYSLKLFGIIPDNFVTRWLLQISSLAQVILLSLALADRIRFMTEKMEAANENLEGKVKERTRELNRALLLMERKDNEIQKEFDLAGDIQHGLLPETPYYHEGVKVVAYYQSMGKVGGDFYDIFIMKGGYLGVLIADVSGHGMPAAFITALAKISFAEAIQTSLFPADIFRHVNNELVKAIKTDDFVTAFFAVISPTRDIFYCNASHQMALVLRKDSMSVENWDTNGLFMGYSLESNAMYVDGQNQLGYGDRILLYTDGIVIAVDKSGDPFGELRLERIFTDTGPLPLEEARDRIIRECREHADGVPQTDDMTMVLIEIDPAYRDLVELRERAFKLMWSQHYQDAIPLLSKALGINAEDEQSHLFIGECYLKIGDYTRAVEHLELYLENNEFDANVWYNLAWAHYCMDDFAGTIKYSSRASSLKSSFIDAMMLTGLSLKKTGQRREARKVFEKILAIEPDNDMAEIELREIK
- a CDS encoding DUF1330 domain-containing protein is translated as MDDTGPVYALNLFDIADADEYAAYSRRSAQEVAAHGGRVIALGKFREAVTGGIEPRTVLILVEWKSREAFQSYRDDPALADLHPHRERGGGNYIWHLFDRLDDLRPILKGPRQGT
- a CDS encoding PAS domain S-box protein — encoded protein: MDHQGKDNSLYDADLQSSERKYRTIFENTGTATILIEEDTLIAMVNTEFEKLSGVCRADIEGKMSWPAFIVEEDRDFMIEYHRQRRRDPDAAPRNYICRLMNSGGEVRQCFMTVALIPGTRQSVASLLDITERIKAEEALRESEEKYRLLVETMNDGLGIQDRDGNITYVNEQICRMMGYSREEIVGKPAIDLLQEASREVWRSQQFSRKKNRYDPYEVSWKNKEGEIIHTIVSPRPIYDATGDFTGSFAVFTDITARKNAEEALRLSEDKFSKAFRSSPDSITISTVGEGCFIDVNDSFLKITGYARDEVIGHTVLELWIWPDEEYRKGLIARLLGEGRLHNREVNFRVKSGEMRIGIYSAEIIELQGETCLISVFADITEQRRLEREILDISEAERRKIGQDLHDDLQQHLIGVEALSTLLEKRLLEKSSADAPLCAEIVQLLRESITKTRRMAKGLCPVYLNENALAESIRELAGNIESAFGVACTVETGDGVMISDNTTAAHLYHIIQEATTNAVRHGRATAIAISLVSEGGLLSLSVRDNGVGIPEDAALKKGLGLNTMSYRARMIGAGFDVRRDPSGGTIVSCSLNQKF
- a CDS encoding response regulator transcription factor is translated as MLAQSKILIVDDHPIFRKGLAQLINEEKDMAVCGEAETVFDAQKQIGKLAPDIVIVDMTLKDMSGLELIRYVRERYPDLPVLVLSMHDESLYAERVLRAGARGYIMKQEMTDRVITGIRQVLAGKIFVSEAMAESLIGKATSKKTPAPMSPVDGLSDRELEIFTMIGRGVSRGEMAEKLNLSVKTVGTYREKIKEKLNLKNSAELVKCAVEWVKETGAE